A genomic stretch from Deinococcus radiotolerans includes:
- a CDS encoding alpha/beta fold hydrolase, which translates to MSTESFTHDGAHLSVRRTGVGPPVVLVHGLSGSTRWWRFNVPALKQEHTVYSLDLSGYGLSRGRPSRTVREAADLICAWLDTHDLRAVTLVGHSMGGQISLHVAAQRPERVQNLVLVCASGLLRANAARTALHLPRAAWLGERRFIGRIVLDGLRAGPVNLWRNATDLLRDTVQDALPFIHARTLIVWGERDILVPIALGQLLHEALPGSRFEVIPRAGHVAMVDRPAAFNAILLDFLGRGEAGTSA; encoded by the coding sequence GTGTCCACCGAGTCCTTCACGCACGACGGCGCGCACCTGAGCGTTCGGCGCACCGGGGTGGGCCCACCCGTCGTCCTCGTGCACGGCCTGAGCGGCTCCACCCGCTGGTGGCGCTTCAACGTTCCCGCCCTGAAACAGGAGCACACGGTGTACAGCCTGGACCTCAGCGGGTACGGCCTGTCCCGCGGCCGTCCCTCACGCACCGTGCGTGAAGCCGCCGACCTGATCTGCGCCTGGCTGGACACCCATGACCTGCGGGCCGTGACGCTGGTCGGACATTCCATGGGCGGACAGATCAGCCTGCACGTGGCTGCCCAGCGGCCTGAACGGGTGCAGAATCTCGTGCTGGTGTGTGCCAGCGGGCTGCTCAGAGCGAACGCGGCCCGCACGGCGCTCCACCTGCCGCGCGCCGCGTGGCTGGGTGAACGGCGGTTCATCGGGCGCATCGTGCTGGACGGCCTGCGCGCCGGCCCAGTGAACCTGTGGCGGAACGCGACGGACCTCCTGCGGGACACCGTGCAGGACGCGCTGCCCTTCATTCACGCGCGGACGCTGATCGTCTGGGGTGAGCGGGACATCCTGGTGCCCATTGCGCTGGGTCAGCTGCTCCACGAGGCTCTGCCCGGCTCCCGCTTCGAGGTCATTCCCCGCGCGGGTCACGTGGCGATGGTGGACCGACCTGCGGCCTTCAATGCAATCTTGCTCGATTTCCTCGGCAGGGGAGAGGCCGGGACTTCCGCTTGA
- a CDS encoding alpha/beta fold hydrolase: MNGLRTHAWKVGRGAPVVIVPGLGCASWMYLRLARQLARERTVFVYDPPGHGDSEGRRDFPVCIEHLTDHLAAWLREAGLEGTPVFGHSLGGEVMFDLAARYPHCAPALIACAPTGIPENPSVRLQLLRLLRDLPRERLGLLIPGLRAYRRCGARRMLLLARDQEAHMTGPLLPRVQVPTLLIDGQSDPVIQTWTVDCICADIPEAIVCQIPRAPHGLTDTHPRAVAQLTLEFLRGEGL, encoded by the coding sequence GTGAACGGTCTGCGCACCCACGCCTGGAAGGTCGGTCGGGGCGCGCCAGTCGTGATCGTGCCTGGATTGGGGTGTGCGTCCTGGATGTACCTCCGCCTCGCCCGTCAGCTCGCCCGCGAGCGGACGGTGTTCGTGTACGATCCACCCGGCCACGGCGACAGCGAGGGGCGCAGGGACTTCCCGGTGTGCATCGAGCACCTCACGGATCATCTGGCGGCGTGGCTGCGTGAGGCTGGGCTGGAAGGCACACCCGTCTTCGGGCATTCGCTGGGGGGTGAGGTGATGTTTGACCTGGCGGCCCGCTACCCGCACTGTGCGCCGGCCCTGATCGCCTGTGCGCCCACGGGTATTCCGGAGAACCCCAGTGTGAGGTTGCAGCTCCTGCGCCTGCTGCGGGATCTGCCGAGGGAGCGGCTGGGTCTCCTGATTCCTGGCCTGCGGGCGTACCGGAGGTGTGGGGCGCGGCGCATGCTGCTGCTGGCCCGGGATCAGGAGGCGCACATGACGGGGCCGCTCCTGCCGCGCGTGCAGGTCCCGACCCTCCTGATTGACGGCCAGAGTGATCCGGTGATTCAGACCTGGACGGTGGACTGCATCTGCGCGGATATCCCGGAAGCGATCGTGTGTCAGATCCCGCGCGCGCCGCACGGCTTGACGGATACGCACCCGCGGGCAGTGGCGCAGTTAACTCTGGAGTTTCTGCGAGGAGAAGGTCTATAG
- the aspS gene encoding aspartate--tRNA ligase has protein sequence MKRTAMIGHLTPAHAGQTVTLQGWVNRRRDLGGLIFLELRDRSGLVQVQVEPDSAAFADADRLRAEYVAEIEGTYQARPESQRKGGLADFEVIATRVKVLNTAKTTPFELEKGDSVAEDIRLKFRYLDLRRPEMQRNLVLRSKAVAAVTEYLDREGFVQVETPMLTKSTPEGARDFLVPSRQNPGEFYALPQSPQLFKQMLMIAGYDRYYQLARCFRDEDLRADRQPDFTQLDMEMSFVELDDVLSTQEGLMAHVFRETMGVDLPLPFPRMAYMDAMNLYGSDKPDLRFDLKFTEVTDLFQGGEFKAFASAQAVKVIAAPELTRKQIDELERIAKQNGAGGLAWLKRDGDGFTGGISKFVTAQAAELIARTGVAQGGTLLFTAGEWKKAVGALGAVRLALRDLFDLAAGGPQFHVSWVTEFPQLEFDDESGTWTYMHHPFTAPHPDDLDLFGTDRQGEIRAQAYDLVLNGFEVGGGSIRIHDPAVQAKMFQAIGFSAEQARDKFGFFMDALEYGTPPHGGIAWGFDRLIMVMSGATSIREVIAFPKNNRGVDLMALAPSPVEPGQLADVGLSVALDNS, from the coding sequence ATGAAACGCACCGCCATGATCGGCCACCTCACGCCCGCGCACGCCGGGCAGACCGTCACCCTGCAGGGCTGGGTGAACCGCCGCCGCGACCTGGGCGGCCTGATCTTCCTGGAACTGCGTGATCGCAGCGGGCTGGTACAGGTGCAGGTCGAACCGGACTCCGCCGCCTTCGCGGACGCGGACCGCCTGCGCGCCGAATACGTTGCGGAGATCGAGGGCACGTACCAGGCCCGCCCTGAGAGCCAGCGCAAGGGGGGCTTGGCGGACTTCGAGGTGATCGCCACCCGCGTTAAGGTGCTGAACACCGCGAAGACCACGCCCTTCGAACTGGAGAAGGGCGACAGCGTGGCCGAGGACATCCGCCTGAAGTTCCGGTACCTCGACCTGCGCCGCCCGGAGATGCAGCGCAACCTCGTGCTGCGCAGCAAGGCTGTCGCCGCCGTCACCGAGTACCTCGACCGCGAGGGCTTCGTGCAGGTCGAGACGCCCATGCTCACGAAGTCCACGCCCGAGGGGGCCCGTGACTTCCTGGTGCCCAGCCGCCAGAACCCCGGGGAGTTCTACGCGCTGCCGCAGAGCCCGCAGCTGTTCAAGCAGATGCTGATGATCGCCGGGTACGACCGCTACTACCAGCTGGCCCGCTGCTTCCGCGACGAGGACCTCCGCGCCGACCGCCAGCCGGACTTCACGCAGCTCGACATGGAGATGAGCTTCGTCGAACTCGACGACGTGCTGAGCACCCAGGAGGGCCTGATGGCCCACGTGTTCCGCGAGACGATGGGCGTCGACCTGCCCCTTCCCTTCCCGCGCATGGCGTACATGGACGCCATGAACCTCTACGGGTCCGACAAGCCCGACCTGCGCTTCGACCTGAAGTTCACGGAGGTCACCGACCTGTTCCAGGGCGGCGAGTTCAAGGCCTTCGCCAGTGCTCAGGCTGTCAAGGTGATCGCCGCGCCCGAATTGACCCGCAAGCAGATCGACGAACTCGAACGCATCGCCAAGCAGAACGGCGCGGGCGGCCTCGCCTGGCTCAAACGTGACGGCGATGGCTTCACCGGCGGCATCAGCAAGTTCGTCACCGCGCAGGCCGCCGAACTGATCGCCCGCACCGGCGTCGCGCAGGGCGGCACCCTCCTGTTCACCGCTGGCGAATGGAAGAAAGCTGTCGGCGCGCTGGGCGCGGTGCGCCTCGCCCTGCGGGACCTGTTCGACCTCGCCGCTGGCGGGCCGCAGTTCCACGTCTCCTGGGTCACCGAGTTCCCCCAGCTGGAATTCGACGACGAGAGCGGCACCTGGACGTACATGCATCACCCCTTCACCGCCCCTCACCCCGACGACCTGGACCTCTTCGGCACCGACCGCCAGGGTGAAATCCGCGCGCAGGCGTACGATCTCGTCCTGAACGGCTTCGAGGTCGGCGGGGGCAGCATCCGCATCCACGACCCCGCCGTGCAGGCCAAGATGTTCCAGGCCATCGGCTTCAGCGCCGAACAGGCCCGCGACAAATTCGGGTTCTTCATGGACGCCCTCGAATACGGCACACCCCCCCACGGCGGCATCGCCTGGGGCTTCGACCGCCTGATCATGGTCATGAGCGGAGCAACCAGCATCCGAGAAGTCATCGCCTTCCCCAAGAACAACCGCGGCGTGGACCTGATGGCCCTGGCGCCCTCCCCCGTCGAGCCCGGCCAGCTGGCCGACGTCGGCCTCAGCGTGGCGCTGGATAACAGTTAA
- the hisS gene encoding histidine--tRNA ligase, with amino-acid sequence MAINRPKGTEDHLPALSPKLTLDVSAQAHSWLVEKARRVLERAGAQRIDTPLFEEADLVKRGVGGSTDIVRKEMFTVYYFGDHGGYILRPEGTAAIVRAYLQNGLKQLPAPLKLWTHGPMFRAERQQRGRLRQFHQVDYEVLGSTDALVDAEAIALMVGVVRELGLTGVRVKLGSIGDPEDRERYNTYLRDLFTPQLERLSDDSKDRLTRNPMRILDSKSAGDQELLAELGVRPMLDFLGEEAGAHFRAVQAYLTEWGVEFDIDPSIVRGLDYYRRTAWELHHEGVGAKSALGGGGRYDGLAQELGSKETIPGIGWAFGVERLLLALEAEGLALPEIAGPLLYVAALDEVNVPHAARTAMSARAHARAEFAYRAMKPAAAFRDAERRGAHWVALLGTDEVTQGTLSLKNIKTGEQRSLAAADLAAFLQEHA; translated from the coding sequence ATGGCGATCAACCGCCCCAAGGGCACTGAGGATCACCTTCCGGCACTGAGTCCGAAACTCACGCTTGACGTTTCGGCGCAGGCGCACAGCTGGCTGGTGGAGAAGGCAAGGCGCGTTCTGGAACGCGCGGGCGCGCAGCGCATCGACACGCCCCTGTTCGAGGAAGCGGACCTCGTCAAGCGTGGCGTGGGCGGCAGTACCGACATCGTCCGCAAGGAGATGTTCACCGTGTACTACTTTGGGGATCACGGCGGGTACATCCTGCGGCCCGAGGGTACGGCGGCTATCGTACGCGCGTACCTGCAGAACGGGCTGAAGCAGCTGCCCGCACCGCTGAAGCTGTGGACGCACGGCCCGATGTTCCGCGCCGAGCGGCAGCAGCGGGGGCGCCTGCGGCAGTTCCATCAGGTGGATTACGAGGTGCTGGGCAGCACGGACGCGCTGGTGGACGCCGAGGCCATTGCGCTGATGGTGGGCGTGGTGCGTGAACTGGGCCTGACGGGCGTGCGCGTGAAGCTGGGCAGCATCGGCGACCCGGAGGACCGCGAGCGCTACAACACGTACCTGCGGGACCTGTTCACGCCGCAGCTGGAGCGCCTGTCGGACGACTCGAAGGACCGCCTGACCCGCAACCCCATGCGCATCCTGGACAGCAAGAGCGCCGGCGATCAGGAGCTCCTGGCGGAACTCGGCGTGCGGCCCATGCTGGACTTCCTGGGTGAGGAGGCGGGCGCGCACTTCCGCGCCGTGCAGGCCTACCTGACCGAGTGGGGCGTGGAGTTCGACATCGACCCCAGCATCGTGCGGGGCCTGGACTACTACCGCCGCACCGCCTGGGAACTGCACCACGAGGGCGTCGGCGCGAAGTCCGCGCTGGGCGGCGGGGGCCGCTACGACGGACTGGCGCAGGAACTCGGCAGCAAGGAAACCATTCCCGGCATCGGCTGGGCGTTCGGCGTGGAACGGCTCCTGCTGGCGCTGGAGGCCGAGGGCCTGGCCCTCCCGGAGATCGCCGGGCCGCTGCTGTACGTCGCCGCGCTGGACGAGGTGAACGTCCCGCATGCCGCACGCACCGCCATGAGCGCCCGCGCGCACGCCCGCGCAGAATTCGCCTACCGCGCGATGAAGCCCGCCGCCGCCTTCCGCGACGCCGAACGGCGCGGCGCGCACTGGGTGGCCCTCCTCGGGACCGACGAGGTCACGCAGGGCACCCTCAGCCTCAAGAACATCAAGACCGGTGAGCAGCGCAGCCTCGCCGCCGCCGACCTCGCCGCCTTCCTTCAGGAGCACGCATGA
- a CDS encoding IPT/TIG domain-containing protein, with protein sequence MLRFFVASLLMAGGLVACAPAQQSASQMVTVTPMLIKTSESAPRGGTLTVQGRYLGGPSTGKVRLGASETGDGGYVFPASAVQSWTDTQIVLTVPADAPVGGSWLFVEVGGMKSTGLPFSVKQ encoded by the coding sequence ATGCTGCGTTTCTTTGTTGCTTCTTTACTGATGGCTGGCGGGCTGGTGGCGTGCGCGCCTGCCCAGCAGAGCGCCTCTCAGATGGTGACGGTCACCCCAATGCTCATCAAGACGTCCGAATCGGCCCCGCGCGGCGGGACGCTCACCGTGCAGGGACGCTACCTGGGCGGACCCAGCACGGGCAAGGTGCGCCTGGGCGCCAGCGAAACCGGTGACGGCGGGTACGTGTTCCCGGCATCCGCAGTGCAGTCCTGGACGGACACGCAGATCGTACTGACCGTCCCGGCAGACGCGCCCGTCGGCGGCAGCTGGCTGTTCGTCGAGGTTGGCGGCATGAAGTCCACGGGCCTGCCCTTCAGCGTCAAGCAGTAA
- a CDS encoding diacylglycerol/lipid kinase family protein, protein MTGDASNFTRNPGGQRILVVFNPKSGSGDSELPEFIRLLRAAGADVTERELHPDTPMADYVKDLDQFTHLVAAGGDGTVSSLAYAARYKNVPMLAFPAGTANLIAQNLDLPQNASALAEIVQQGHSLRVDMGELEVHGEKSGFCMLAGAGADASMIRDSEELKGRFGAMAYVMSAMKQLNPQKTTFHLKIDGEARDFEGIGVMVANFGMANYRLPITSDISPSDGRFTVILLKAGNIMRLIPNLIDSVRVKLNLGDPIFSGNLETIEARHVEIDADDPFPLQYDGELHVETTPFTTQILPGAIRFLTAAKSDDLKT, encoded by the coding sequence ATGACAGGCGACGCGTCCAATTTCACACGGAACCCCGGCGGGCAACGAATTCTCGTGGTGTTCAATCCCAAGAGTGGCAGCGGCGACAGTGAACTCCCAGAATTCATCCGCCTGCTGCGCGCCGCTGGAGCGGACGTCACCGAGCGTGAACTGCACCCCGACACACCCATGGCCGACTACGTGAAGGACCTCGATCAGTTCACGCATCTCGTCGCGGCCGGCGGGGACGGCACGGTGAGCAGCCTCGCGTACGCCGCCCGGTACAAGAATGTCCCGATGCTGGCCTTCCCGGCCGGTACGGCGAACCTCATCGCGCAGAACCTGGACCTGCCGCAGAACGCGAGCGCCCTGGCCGAGATCGTGCAGCAGGGCCATTCCCTCCGGGTGGACATGGGCGAACTGGAAGTCCACGGCGAGAAGAGCGGCTTCTGCATGCTGGCCGGCGCGGGCGCGGACGCCAGCATGATCCGCGACAGTGAGGAACTCAAGGGTCGTTTCGGTGCCATGGCGTACGTGATGAGCGCCATGAAGCAGCTCAACCCGCAGAAGACGACCTTCCACCTGAAGATCGACGGGGAAGCGAGGGATTTCGAGGGAATAGGCGTGATGGTCGCCAACTTCGGCATGGCCAACTACCGCCTGCCCATCACGAGTGACATCAGCCCCAGTGACGGCCGCTTTACCGTGATCCTCCTGAAGGCCGGGAACATCATGCGGCTCATCCCGAACCTGATTGACTCGGTCCGCGTGAAGCTCAACCTGGGGGACCCGATCTTCAGCGGCAACCTGGAGACCATCGAGGCCCGCCACGTGGAGATCGACGCGGACGACCCGTTCCCCCTCCAGTACGACGGGGAGCTTCACGTGGAGACCACACCGTTCACCACGCAGATCCTCCCCGGCGCCATACGGTTCCTGACCGCCGCGAAGAGCGACGACCTGAAAACCTGA
- a CDS encoding tyrosine-type recombinase/integrase, with product MADLTPYLGDRLAQARALAGLTDEALRVRAITAARDKSPDDLWALTLAYLSSDTSAGVKLSPHTLRAYRKGVSVLLEHASANAWNLLHPGRREPGLYVAGLTTSGLKPATVQARVAAAGALYRALRWAGATDADPFADVKRPKDRTKGVVKNPPYRADFVQAMLAEADAHEAALLLLLTHAGLRIAEALAVEWAHVNLSGRRLLVAHGKGDKARLVPLSARLREALEELRAVGAVQGFVLPWRAYSTAYERLQRVALKCGREHEFRGFHAGRKYAGTQLYAAVKDFTRVAGFLGHEQVDTTRRYVELPEDDLADAVEAFR from the coding sequence ATGGCTGACCTCACCCCGTACCTTGGCGACCGCCTGGCCCAGGCCCGGGCACTGGCTGGACTCACCGACGAGGCCCTGCGAGTCCGGGCCATCACCGCCGCCCGCGACAAAAGCCCTGACGATCTATGGGCCCTAACCCTGGCGTACCTCAGCAGCGACACCAGCGCCGGCGTGAAGCTCAGTCCGCACACGCTGCGCGCCTACCGCAAGGGCGTGAGCGTGCTGCTGGAGCACGCGTCTGCGAACGCCTGGAACCTGCTGCACCCAGGGCGCCGTGAGCCCGGCCTGTACGTCGCCGGGCTCACGACGTCGGGCCTGAAGCCCGCCACGGTCCAGGCGCGCGTGGCGGCAGCAGGCGCGCTGTACCGCGCGCTGCGGTGGGCCGGGGCGACGGATGCCGACCCGTTCGCGGACGTGAAGCGCCCCAAGGACCGCACGAAGGGTGTGGTGAAGAACCCACCGTACCGCGCGGATTTCGTACAGGCGATGCTGGCTGAGGCGGACGCGCACGAGGCGGCGCTGCTGCTGCTGCTCACGCACGCGGGCCTGCGGATCGCGGAGGCGCTGGCGGTGGAATGGGCGCACGTGAACCTATCGGGACGGCGCCTGCTGGTGGCGCACGGCAAGGGTGACAAGGCGCGGCTGGTGCCCCTGAGCGCGCGGCTCCGGGAGGCACTGGAGGAGCTTCGCGCAGTCGGGGCGGTGCAGGGGTTCGTGCTGCCGTGGCGGGCGTACTCCACAGCGTACGAGCGCCTCCAGCGGGTGGCCCTGAAGTGCGGTCGGGAGCATGAGTTCCGGGGGTTTCATGCGGGCCGGAAGTACGCGGGCACTCAGCTGTACGCGGCGGTCAAGGATTTCACGCGTGTCGCGGGTTTCCTGGGGCACGAGCAGGTGGATACGACCCGCCGGTACGTAGAGCTCCCGGAGGATGATCTGGCCGACGCGGTTGAGGCGTTCCGGTAG
- the lnt gene encoding apolipoprotein N-acyltransferase, translating into MPTPATGLLLGLLLAACGLPLPWSAAAFVPLTLILPFIAAASTPRQAAGRAFWVGFGYFGLHLWWLGAFLLNLIPGFPPLAAASLLLFALEAAFLAIMAFLAASVTRTPAGRMWTLAGSWVILEWLRQLGPLAFPWPTLGYTLLPTPAIQVADLGGVLLGSVLVTFTAASLAHTWMESRQQGRRPYTHALLAAAAWALALGYGLTRTPGTGPEQPMRVMRVTFDPFARATGDLSGEQQFRQQRAASLNRPNGSVVVWSEGAVSFPYTRPQPGQLVPNFPGPGISGIGGVELVTSPGPDPIKQPGTYREFNTVASLGSAGAIQSVNAKAQPVPFGELFPFRPVLTPIYNLLERTLGFRLGAMPRNLNPTPLSLNGVLYGAYICYDSVFPRVARALAAQGAQVLVNPSNDGWYKGWGVQQHFNMGRVRAIETRRWLVRSVNNGVAGAVNDLGQPVQLVQSGEQLQVLDVRPMLLSGTTLYVRVGNWPALILALGMIGFGVTRRERMF; encoded by the coding sequence ATGCCCACCCCCGCCACCGGCCTCCTGCTCGGCCTGCTCCTCGCCGCCTGCGGCCTCCCACTTCCCTGGAGTGCCGCCGCGTTCGTGCCCCTCACTCTCATTCTGCCCTTCATCGCCGCGGCGTCCACGCCCCGACAGGCAGCCGGACGGGCCTTCTGGGTGGGCTTCGGGTACTTCGGCCTGCACCTCTGGTGGCTGGGCGCGTTCCTCCTGAACCTCATTCCAGGCTTCCCACCCCTGGCCGCTGCCTCCCTGCTGCTGTTCGCCCTGGAAGCCGCGTTCCTGGCGATCATGGCGTTCCTGGCAGCCAGCGTCACCCGAACCCCCGCCGGGCGCATGTGGACGCTCGCCGGCAGCTGGGTCATCCTGGAATGGCTGCGTCAACTCGGCCCACTCGCGTTCCCGTGGCCCACCCTGGGGTACACGCTCCTGCCCACCCCCGCCATTCAGGTCGCGGACCTGGGCGGCGTCCTGCTTGGAAGCGTCCTGGTGACGTTCACCGCCGCCAGCCTCGCCCACACCTGGATGGAAAGCCGGCAGCAGGGGAGACGCCCATACACGCATGCCCTCCTCGCCGCCGCGGCCTGGGCACTCGCCCTCGGGTACGGCCTGACGCGCACGCCCGGCACCGGACCCGAGCAGCCCATGCGCGTCATGCGCGTCACCTTCGACCCCTTCGCGCGGGCCACCGGTGACCTCAGCGGCGAGCAGCAGTTTCGGCAGCAGCGCGCCGCGAGCCTGAACCGCCCCAATGGGAGCGTCGTCGTCTGGAGCGAGGGGGCCGTCAGCTTCCCCTACACCCGCCCCCAGCCCGGCCAGCTGGTTCCCAATTTCCCCGGTCCCGGCATCAGTGGCATCGGGGGTGTCGAGCTGGTCACCTCACCCGGCCCCGACCCCATCAAGCAGCCCGGCACGTACCGCGAGTTCAACACGGTCGCCAGTCTGGGCAGTGCAGGGGCAATCCAGAGTGTGAATGCCAAAGCTCAACCTGTCCCGTTCGGCGAGCTGTTCCCATTCCGTCCCGTTCTTACGCCCATCTATAACCTGCTGGAACGCACCCTAGGCTTCCGTCTAGGCGCCATGCCCCGCAACCTCAACCCCACACCCCTGAGCCTGAACGGCGTTCTGTACGGCGCGTACATCTGCTACGACAGCGTGTTCCCCCGAGTGGCCCGGGCGCTAGCCGCGCAGGGCGCGCAGGTGCTCGTGAACCCCAGCAACGACGGCTGGTACAAGGGGTGGGGCGTGCAGCAGCACTTCAACATGGGCCGCGTGCGCGCCATCGAGACGCGGCGGTGGCTGGTGCGCAGCGTGAACAACGGCGTGGCGGGCGCGGTGAATGACCTGGGGCAACCCGTTCAGCTTGTGCAGAGCGGCGAGCAGCTTCAGGTGCTGGATGTCCGGCCCATGTTGCTGAGCGGAACCACACTGTATGTCCGGGTGGGTAACTGGCCGGCGCTGATCCTCGCGCTGGGCATGATCGGATTTGGAGTCACGCGTCGGGAGCGGATGTTCTGA
- a CDS encoding metallophosphoesterase family protein, with protein sequence MRLAFISDIHGNIHALTAVKRFLSENIVNQVIVVGDLVGYGASPGPVIDFVRREGWTVGLGSSDMRVSMDMGERADRKGVADQVLNWTKKMLTPDQVDFLRRLPPGGRIVTPVGRVRFFHGSPHDPEQRMDLMAPERELEALADLLGSRVVVVGGTHVPFMRVIGDTTFVDPGSVGLTLNHEPGADVVIVDCVGRKPKVSLHKVTYDFASSAFDIMAWNLPPVIADVIRTGRMG encoded by the coding sequence TTGAGACTGGCGTTTATCAGTGACATTCACGGGAACATTCACGCGTTGACGGCGGTGAAGCGATTCCTGTCCGAAAACATCGTGAATCAGGTGATCGTGGTGGGTGACCTGGTCGGGTACGGCGCGAGCCCGGGCCCGGTGATTGACTTCGTGCGGCGTGAGGGCTGGACGGTGGGGCTGGGGTCCAGTGACATGCGCGTGTCGATGGACATGGGAGAACGGGCGGACCGAAAGGGCGTGGCGGATCAGGTGCTGAACTGGACGAAGAAGATGCTCACGCCGGATCAGGTGGATTTCCTGCGGCGCCTGCCGCCGGGTGGGCGGATCGTGACGCCGGTGGGTCGCGTGCGGTTTTTCCACGGGAGTCCGCATGATCCGGAGCAGCGCATGGACCTGATGGCGCCTGAGCGGGAGCTGGAGGCGCTGGCGGATTTGCTGGGGTCGCGCGTGGTGGTGGTCGGTGGGACGCACGTGCCGTTCATGCGGGTGATCGGGGACACGACGTTCGTGGATCCGGGCAGTGTGGGGTTGACGCTGAATCACGAGCCGGGAGCGGACGTGGTGATCGTGGACTGCGTGGGCCGCAAGCCGAAGGTGTCGCTGCACAAGGTGACGTACGATTTCGCGTCGAGTGCGTTTGACATCATGGCGTGGAATCTGCCGCCGGTGATTGCGGACGTGATCCGCACGGGCCGCATGGGCTGA
- a CDS encoding alanine--glyoxylate aminotransferase family protein → MLDATPEHTLLTPGPTPIHPRAMQALTRPMLGHMDPEVFALNREIQADLRAMYGTEAHTFTALLAGTGSLGMEAGFANLVEPGDDVLVCANGSFGRRMAEMAARYGAHVRLVTAPLGQAINPDDVAAQLDGAKMVAVVHGETSTGVLNPVPEIARLVRQSGALLTVDAVTTAGMEPFHMAQWGVDYAYTGAQKCLSAPPGLAPVAISERALARFADRRTPTPLWYCDFQGLRDYWEDHSYHHTVPVNLHYALHAALRAALDEGLEARQQRVQEVGVAIQATLAPLGFTPYVHRPEDRLPTVLALRLPEGFDDAGVRAALREQHISVTGGLGPTAGLIWRLGLMGETARPAPYLILMRALERILGERGLADRFLSALNEPQEIAVPA, encoded by the coding sequence ATGCTGGACGCGACCCCCGAGCACACCCTGCTGACCCCCGGCCCCACCCCCATCCATCCGCGGGCCATGCAGGCCCTCACGCGCCCCATGCTCGGCCACATGGACCCCGAAGTGTTCGCCCTGAACCGCGAGATCCAGGCGGACCTGCGCGCCATGTACGGCACCGAGGCCCACACCTTCACCGCCCTGCTCGCCGGCACTGGCAGCCTCGGCATGGAAGCCGGCTTCGCGAACCTCGTCGAGCCGGGCGACGACGTCCTCGTCTGCGCGAACGGCTCCTTCGGCCGCCGCATGGCCGAGATGGCTGCCCGCTACGGCGCCCACGTCCGCCTTGTCACCGCGCCCCTCGGGCAGGCCATCAACCCGGACGACGTGGCCGCGCAGCTCGACGGCGCGAAGATGGTCGCCGTCGTGCACGGTGAGACCAGCACCGGCGTCCTGAACCCCGTCCCCGAGATCGCCCGGCTCGTCCGCCAGAGTGGCGCGCTCCTCACGGTGGACGCGGTCACCACCGCCGGCATGGAACCCTTCCACATGGCGCAGTGGGGTGTGGACTACGCGTACACCGGCGCGCAGAAGTGCCTCAGTGCCCCTCCCGGCCTCGCCCCTGTCGCCATTAGCGAACGCGCCCTGGCCCGATTCGCCGACCGCCGCACGCCCACGCCCCTGTGGTACTGCGACTTCCAGGGCCTGCGCGACTACTGGGAGGATCACTCCTACCACCACACCGTGCCCGTCAACCTGCACTACGCCCTGCACGCCGCCCTGCGCGCCGCGCTCGACGAGGGCCTCGAAGCCCGCCAGCAACGCGTTCAGGAGGTCGGCGTGGCCATTCAGGCCACCCTCGCCCCGCTGGGCTTCACGCCCTACGTTCACCGTCCCGAGGACCGCCTGCCCACCGTGCTGGCCCTGCGCCTTCCCGAGGGCTTCGACGACGCGGGTGTCCGCGCCGCCCTGCGCGAACAGCACATCAGCGTCACCGGCGGCCTCGGCCCTACCGCCGGCCTCATCTGGCGCCTGGGCCTGATGGGCGAAACGGCCCGCCCCGCCCCGTACCTGATCCTCATGCGCGCCCTGGAACGCATCCTCGGTGAACGCGGCCTGGCCGACCGGTTCCTCAGCGCCCTGAACGAGCCTCAGGAGATTGCCGTTCCCGCCTGA